The following proteins are encoded in a genomic region of Haloarcula salinisoli:
- a CDS encoding FxsA family protein, giving the protein MLRAIALLLLIPLFDAVLLVALATGVVYPVHPLVIVALVVLTALVGMLLVRAEGRATLQKIQQKLATGEVPTNELIDGGLLVAAGAFFLTPGLVTDFVGLLLALPPTRYPIRAAVRRWVVRPYIDAKTGGFASGQVYIGGFPNEEGAAGPGATGPGPDASGDSGSGFDPDNATDVDFEESEDK; this is encoded by the coding sequence ATGCTCCGGGCAATCGCCCTGTTGTTGCTCATTCCGCTGTTCGACGCGGTGTTGCTCGTCGCGCTCGCGACGGGCGTCGTCTATCCGGTCCACCCGCTGGTCATCGTCGCGTTAGTCGTTCTGACCGCCCTCGTCGGGATGTTACTCGTCCGGGCAGAGGGTCGGGCCACGCTCCAGAAGATACAGCAGAAGCTCGCGACCGGCGAGGTGCCGACAAACGAGCTCATCGACGGTGGGCTGCTGGTCGCCGCCGGCGCGTTCTTCCTCACGCCCGGGCTCGTGACCGACTTCGTCGGCCTGCTACTCGCCCTGCCGCCGACCCGCTACCCCATCCGCGCCGCGGTGCGCCGGTGGGTCGTCCGCCCCTACATCGACGCCAAGACCGGCGGCTTCGCCTCCGGCCAGGTGTACATCGGCGGCTTCCCCAACGAGGAAGGCGCTGCCGGGCCGGGCGCTACCGGGCCGGGGCCGGACGCGTCCGGCGATTCGGGGAGCGGCTTCGACCCCGACAACGCGACCGACGTGGACTTCGAGGAATCGGAAGACAAGTGA
- a CDS encoding cytochrome P450, with protein sequence MATQQVDHPGPVTPGDDPPRPGRIPVVDNTLSMLRDPLAFYDRVGAMDADVVGYNVAGTTGYFVTHPDLVEQILVTDEGSYEKGALLQQTLGEYIGEGLFLLEGEEWKEQRTALQPAFYREKIAAYGETMTGFAAATGDGWSDGERFDVLPEMREYTLRVLGKTLLDVDIDRTAGALEPLLSALRERLDPRSLSAYVPLAVPTPTNRRVRTARANFEATLDDIIAERQAESAAEREARDDVLSLLLSLDEATMTRERLGHQLLTFLVAGHDTTALTLTYAWFLLGHHPERQQKLHDELDSVLGGADPTPEDLFELPYLDDVLTETLRLYPPAFTTFRQPTEPVTLGGYDVSPEAQLTIPQWLVHRDERWFDDPDAFRPERWTDEFEAQLPDYAYYPFGGGPRHCIGMRFARMEAKLAIATLAQRYRFETVTEPPLNLAMRITLSPTEPVDVRVHER encoded by the coding sequence ATGGCAACACAGCAGGTGGACCATCCGGGGCCGGTCACGCCCGGGGACGACCCACCGCGGCCGGGTCGCATCCCCGTCGTCGACAACACCCTCTCGATGCTGCGGGACCCGCTCGCGTTCTACGACCGCGTGGGGGCGATGGACGCCGACGTTGTCGGCTACAACGTCGCGGGGACGACTGGCTACTTCGTCACCCATCCGGACCTCGTCGAGCAGATACTCGTCACCGACGAGGGCAGTTACGAGAAGGGCGCCTTGCTCCAGCAGACGCTCGGGGAGTACATCGGCGAGGGGCTCTTTCTGCTGGAGGGCGAGGAGTGGAAGGAACAGCGCACTGCGCTCCAGCCGGCGTTCTATCGGGAGAAAATCGCCGCCTACGGCGAGACGATGACTGGCTTCGCCGCCGCGACCGGTGACGGATGGTCGGACGGCGAGCGCTTCGACGTCCTGCCGGAGATGCGCGAGTACACCCTGCGGGTGCTCGGAAAGACGCTGCTGGACGTGGATATCGACCGCACCGCCGGAGCCCTGGAGCCGCTTCTGTCGGCGCTCCGGGAGCGGCTGGACCCCCGCTCGCTGTCGGCTTACGTCCCGCTCGCGGTGCCGACGCCGACGAACCGCCGCGTGCGAACGGCCAGAGCGAACTTCGAGGCGACGCTCGACGACATCATCGCCGAGCGCCAGGCCGAGAGCGCCGCCGAGCGCGAGGCCCGTGACGACGTCCTCTCCCTGCTCCTGTCGCTGGACGAGGCGACGATGACCCGGGAACGGCTGGGCCACCAGCTGCTGACCTTCCTCGTGGCGGGCCACGACACGACGGCGCTGACGCTCACCTACGCCTGGTTCCTGCTTGGCCACCACCCCGAGCGCCAGCAGAAGCTCCACGACGAACTCGACTCGGTGCTGGGCGGCGCGGACCCGACGCCGGAAGACCTCTTCGAACTGCCCTACCTCGACGACGTGCTGACCGAGACGCTGCGGCTGTATCCGCCCGCCTTCACCACCTTCCGCCAGCCCACCGAGCCGGTGACGCTGGGCGGCTACGACGTGTCGCCCGAGGCCCAGCTGACGATTCCCCAGTGGCTCGTCCACCGCGACGAGCGGTGGTTCGACGACCCCGACGCCTTCCGCCCCGAGCGCTGGACCGACGAGTTCGAGGCCCAACTCCCTGACTACGCCTACTACCCCTTCGGCGGCGGCCCACGGCACTGCATCGGGATGCGCTTTGCCCGGATGGAAGCGAAACTCGCCATCGCCACCCTGGCCCAGCGCTACCGCTTCGAGACCGTCACGGAGCCGCCCCTGAACCTGGCGATGCGCATCACGCTCTCGCCGACCGAGCCCGTGGACGTTCGGGTGCACGAGCGGTAG
- a CDS encoding DUF255 domain-containing protein: MDEFAAETKVEWREWGPEAFERAAGTNKPLLLSLTVPWSPECRAMDRGVFGEPRIAANINDGFVPVRVDADRNPLVRERYTMGGFPSTVFLTPEGEVISGSTFLGPEGFRGILDSVREAWDAKGTAAGSVPRQLQDEAPPAGELRPRIEEHMVEQLLGAFDEEYGGWGSDVKFPLARTIEFALVRARDQATRTLEAVQTHLLDTYDGGFYRYATGRDWSNPRREKLLDENAALVRAFAHGYRYTGTEAYRDTAMRTVEYLTTELWTGDAFAGSQAGDDDYYQASPSDREDADPPHVDTTVFADRNGLAIDGLLWAHAYTDDERAKRKAERAREYVCTQLVDEDGAVIHDDAADSHRGLLIDQAGLLQGLTTSWQVLGEGGPAEAVADWGVDHRQQESGAFRDGPDEGAGLCGRSLHPLDSTVELADALVDIAALTGEDRYREVARDAIESFAGAAERMGVEVAGYASVAARLQDPQRLVVGTEAGTDLHRAALRLADHETTVVPDPDGDGVARRHEGETVTAEGETPAELDAALTGGA; encoded by the coding sequence ATGGACGAGTTCGCAGCGGAGACGAAAGTGGAGTGGCGCGAGTGGGGGCCCGAGGCGTTCGAGCGGGCCGCCGGGACCAACAAGCCACTCCTGCTCTCGCTGACGGTGCCCTGGAGCCCGGAGTGTCGGGCGATGGACCGGGGCGTCTTCGGCGAGCCACGCATCGCGGCCAACATCAACGACGGATTCGTGCCGGTTCGGGTCGACGCCGACCGGAACCCCCTCGTGCGCGAGCGGTACACCATGGGTGGGTTCCCGTCGACGGTGTTCCTGACGCCCGAGGGCGAGGTCATCAGCGGGTCGACGTTCCTCGGCCCAGAGGGATTCCGGGGTATCCTCGACTCGGTACGCGAAGCCTGGGACGCGAAGGGGACCGCCGCCGGCTCCGTGCCGCGCCAGCTCCAGGACGAGGCGCCGCCGGCGGGTGAACTGCGCCCGCGCATCGAGGAGCACATGGTCGAACAGCTGCTGGGGGCCTTCGACGAGGAGTACGGGGGCTGGGGCTCGGACGTGAAGTTCCCGCTGGCCCGGACCATCGAGTTCGCACTGGTGCGCGCTCGCGACCAGGCCACTCGAACGCTCGAAGCCGTCCAGACACACCTGCTGGACACCTACGACGGTGGGTTCTACCGCTACGCGACGGGACGGGACTGGTCGAACCCGCGCCGGGAGAAACTGCTGGACGAGAACGCGGCGCTGGTCCGAGCGTTCGCCCACGGCTACCGCTACACCGGCACCGAGGCCTACCGGGACACGGCCATGCGGACCGTCGAGTATCTGACGACGGAGCTGTGGACCGGCGACGCCTTCGCCGGCAGTCAGGCCGGTGACGACGACTACTACCAGGCCAGCCCGAGCGACCGGGAGGACGCCGACCCACCGCACGTCGATACGACTGTCTTTGCCGACCGGAACGGTCTCGCGATAGACGGGCTGCTGTGGGCCCACGCGTACACCGACGACGAGCGGGCAAAGCGCAAGGCAGAGCGCGCGCGTGAGTACGTCTGCACCCAGCTCGTCGACGAGGACGGCGCGGTGATTCACGACGACGCCGCCGACAGCCACCGCGGGCTGCTCATCGACCAGGCAGGTCTCCTGCAGGGACTGACGACGAGCTGGCAGGTGCTGGGCGAGGGCGGGCCCGCCGAGGCCGTCGCCGACTGGGGCGTCGACCACCGCCAGCAGGAAAGTGGCGCGTTCCGCGACGGCCCCGACGAGGGCGCGGGGCTCTGTGGCCGCTCGCTCCACCCGCTTGACTCGACGGTGGAACTGGCCGACGCTCTGGTGGACATCGCCGCGCTCACCGGTGAGGACCGGTACCGCGAGGTCGCTCGTGACGCCATCGAGTCCTTCGCCGGCGCCGCCGAGCGGATGGGCGTCGAAGTGGCCGGCTACGCCAGCGTCGCCGCCCGCCTGCAGGACCCCCAGCGACTTGTCGTCGGCACCGAAGCGGGCACAGACCTCCACCGGGCCGCACTTCGCCTGGCCGACCACGAGACCACGGTGGTGCCCGACCCGGACGGCGACGGCGTCGCCCGTCGCCACGAGGGCGAGACCGTCACGGCCGAGGGCGAGACCCCCGCAGAACTCGACGCGGCGCTGACCGGCGGCGCGTGA
- a CDS encoding TrmB family transcriptional regulator, with amino-acid sequence MASLRDLGLSEYEARAFRSLLDTGPTTAKELSRASDVPMGRIYDVLNSLETYRLVRSQTASRPKKYVAVEPETALDRLLDDKKEELEAKAQQYEDIVSELGDQLEAGDHVDEPFWTAAVGPEETLNLLLERLAAAEDRIVIVGSPPARQLDIVEATEVVVEKLIAALERGVDVSLLVQRDLFERLPEGANRAYYERLSAYDNYSARYSEDVSTTFELIDDTEVCIEVPHPLGRDETFGVVDLKDPEFTADVSEAFAEHWAEATPVGPP; translated from the coding sequence ATGGCAAGTCTGCGAGACCTGGGCCTCTCCGAGTACGAAGCTCGTGCGTTCCGGTCGCTGCTGGATACCGGACCGACGACGGCAAAGGAGCTCTCCCGGGCCAGCGACGTTCCGATGGGACGCATCTACGACGTGCTCAACAGTTTAGAGACCTACCGGCTGGTGCGCAGCCAGACGGCGAGCCGGCCGAAAAAGTACGTCGCCGTCGAGCCCGAGACGGCGCTGGACCGGCTGCTCGACGACAAGAAGGAGGAACTCGAGGCGAAAGCCCAGCAGTACGAGGACATCGTCTCCGAACTGGGCGACCAGCTGGAGGCCGGCGACCACGTCGACGAGCCGTTCTGGACCGCCGCCGTCGGGCCCGAGGAGACCCTGAACCTCCTGCTGGAGCGGCTGGCCGCTGCCGAGGACCGAATCGTTATCGTCGGCTCGCCGCCCGCTCGGCAGCTGGACATCGTCGAAGCGACCGAGGTGGTCGTGGAGAAGCTGATCGCCGCCCTCGAACGCGGCGTCGACGTCTCCCTGCTGGTCCAACGCGACCTCTTCGAGCGGCTCCCCGAGGGCGCCAACCGCGCCTACTACGAGCGGCTCTCGGCGTACGATAACTACAGCGCTCGCTACAGCGAAGACGTCTCGACGACGTTCGAACTCATCGACGACACCGAGGTCTGTATCGAAGTTCCACACCCGCTGGGTCGGGACGAGACCTTCGGCGTCGTCGACCTGAAAGACCCCGAGTTCACTGCCGACGTCAGCGAGGCCTTCGCCGAACACTGGGCCGAGGCCACGCCCGTCGGACCGCCCTGA
- the mptA gene encoding GTP cyclohydrolase MptA: MSQQLPDVQASSPDVTVGLNRVGVTGVEKLVKLGRRDRDPIVLMAEFEVFVDLPSWRKGADMSRNMEVIDETLETAVSEEAYRVEDVCGDAAELLLEKHDYTTKAEVRMEADYVTHELTPESEMATQSTATIIASATATDEGTSEEIGAQVTGMTVCPCSQGMSAARARETLQSMAVEDEVIDEFLQKMPQAGHSQRGHATLTVESDGAPEVDLNELIEVARDSMSARIYNLAKRPDEDHMTFEAHKDAKFVEDCVRALAEGVVERFPDLPDDAIVYMEQSNDESIHQHNAHAERIAKLEDLRSEVSEEQPNDD, encoded by the coding sequence ATGAGTCAGCAACTCCCGGACGTGCAGGCGTCGAGTCCGGACGTGACGGTCGGTCTCAACCGCGTCGGTGTCACCGGTGTCGAGAAGCTCGTCAAACTGGGCCGGCGCGACCGGGACCCGATCGTTCTCATGGCCGAGTTCGAGGTGTTCGTCGACCTCCCCTCCTGGCGGAAGGGCGCGGATATGTCCCGAAACATGGAAGTCATCGACGAGACGCTGGAGACGGCGGTCTCGGAAGAGGCCTACCGCGTCGAGGACGTCTGTGGCGACGCCGCCGAACTCCTCCTGGAGAAACACGATTACACCACGAAGGCAGAGGTTCGGATGGAAGCCGACTACGTCACCCACGAGCTGACACCCGAAAGCGAGATGGCCACCCAGTCGACGGCGACAATCATCGCCTCGGCGACGGCCACCGACGAGGGCACCAGCGAGGAGATCGGTGCCCAGGTCACCGGGATGACCGTCTGCCCCTGTTCGCAGGGGATGTCCGCCGCTCGCGCCCGGGAAACCCTCCAGAGCATGGCCGTCGAGGACGAGGTCATCGACGAGTTCCTCCAGAAGATGCCCCAGGCCGGCCACTCACAGCGTGGCCACGCCACGCTCACCGTCGAGAGCGACGGCGCCCCGGAGGTCGACCTGAACGAACTCATCGAGGTCGCCCGTGACTCGATGAGCGCGCGCATCTACAACCTCGCGAAACGGCCCGACGAGGACCACATGACCTTCGAGGCCCACAAGGACGCGAAGTTCGTCGAGGACTGCGTGCGAGCGCTGGCCGAGGGCGTCGTCGAGCGGTTCCCTGACCTCCCGGACGATGCCATCGTCTACATGGAGCAGTCCAACGACGAATCCATCCACCAGCACAACGCTCACGCAGAGCGCATCGCGAAGCTGGAAGACCTGCGGAGCGAAGTGTCCGAAGAACAGCCCAACGACGACTGA
- a CDS encoding response regulator: MSEAGGARILIVDDDVDVADTYASQLEETYDVETVYSGPAALDALSPSVDIVLLDRRMPKLSGSEVLEAIRERGLETRVAMVTGEEADFDIIEMPFDDYVQKPVTEGALLGTVSHLVRCLTYDEQLREYYALTAKRAALIQSKTLEELADSERFSELEADIETAEAALSDLVADFDPTDFDRAFRDIDRPDPPTAD; this comes from the coding sequence ATGTCAGAAGCTGGGGGGGCTCGCATACTCATCGTCGACGACGACGTCGACGTCGCGGACACGTACGCATCACAACTCGAGGAGACGTACGACGTCGAGACGGTCTACAGCGGGCCGGCGGCGCTGGACGCGCTGTCTCCGTCGGTCGACATCGTGTTACTGGACCGGCGGATGCCCAAGCTCTCGGGGTCTGAAGTGCTGGAGGCCATCCGCGAGCGCGGGTTGGAGACGCGTGTCGCGATGGTGACCGGCGAGGAAGCCGACTTCGACATCATCGAGATGCCCTTCGACGACTACGTCCAGAAACCGGTCACCGAGGGGGCGCTGCTTGGGACAGTGTCCCACCTCGTCCGGTGTCTGACCTACGACGAACAGCTCAGAGAGTACTACGCGCTGACGGCGAAACGGGCTGCCCTCATCCAGAGCAAGACCCTCGAAGAACTGGCCGATAGCGAGCGGTTCAGCGAGCTGGAAGCGGATATCGAGACGGCGGAAGCGGCACTTTCAGACCTGGTGGCCGACTTCGACCCGACCGACTTCGACAGGGCGTTCCGGGATATCGACAGGCCGGACCCCCCGACCGCGGACTGA
- a CDS encoding Lrp/AsnC family transcriptional regulator — protein MSLRAGDWRERIDDVDAALIDGFQSDFPVRERPFDALGEQLGIPAAEALERVERLRDDGIFRRFGAVLNPPVIGSSTLAAVSAPEDRFDEVAAVINDYRQVNHNYARDHEWNMWFVVTAGSREKRDEILADIEARTGCPVLVLPMLTDYYIDLEFPVVNSDRFARESIEGTDASATRISEDAAANLSALDRRLLLEIQEGFPLSATPYRDIADAIDADVGDVLAAIERLREAGCIKRIGCVVNHITTGFDNNCMVVWDVPDDQLDELGERVGELPYVTLCYHRPRRPEQDWEYNLFTMIHGRDADAVDEKIDELSTTYLPVDHDRLYSTATLKQTGARYDDIVGE, from the coding sequence ATGAGTCTCCGGGCGGGTGACTGGCGGGAGCGTATCGACGACGTCGACGCCGCACTCATCGACGGATTTCAGAGCGACTTCCCGGTTCGCGAACGCCCATTCGACGCGCTGGGCGAACAGCTTGGTATCCCGGCCGCGGAGGCGCTCGAACGCGTCGAGCGCCTCCGCGATGACGGTATCTTCCGGCGCTTTGGCGCCGTATTGAACCCGCCGGTCATCGGCTCTTCAACGCTGGCCGCAGTGTCGGCCCCCGAGGACCGCTTCGACGAGGTCGCCGCCGTCATCAACGACTACCGGCAGGTGAACCACAACTACGCCCGCGACCACGAGTGGAATATGTGGTTCGTCGTCACCGCCGGCTCCCGCGAGAAACGCGACGAGATTCTCGCCGACATCGAGGCCCGTACCGGGTGTCCGGTGCTCGTTCTCCCGATGCTGACCGACTACTACATCGACCTGGAGTTTCCGGTCGTCAACAGCGATCGGTTCGCGCGAGAATCCATCGAGGGGACCGACGCCAGCGCCACCCGTATCAGCGAGGACGCCGCCGCGAACCTCTCGGCGCTCGACCGCCGGCTCCTGCTGGAGATACAGGAAGGGTTCCCGCTCTCGGCGACGCCCTACCGGGATATCGCCGACGCCATCGATGCCGACGTGGGCGACGTGCTCGCGGCCATCGAGCGCTTGCGTGAGGCCGGCTGTATCAAGCGTATCGGCTGTGTCGTCAATCACATCACGACCGGCTTCGACAACAACTGCATGGTCGTCTGGGACGTCCCAGACGACCAGCTCGACGAACTGGGCGAGCGCGTCGGTGAGCTCCCATACGTCACGCTGTGTTACCACCGCCCGCGCCGCCCCGAACAGGACTGGGAGTACAACCTGTTTACGATGATTCACGGCCGGGACGCCGACGCCGTCGACGAGAAGATAGACGAGCTCTCGACGACGTATCTCCCCGTCGACCACGACCGGCTCTACTCGACCGCCACGCTGAAACAGACGGGCGCACGCTACGACGATATCGTCGGGGAGTAG
- a CDS encoding anthranilate phosphoribosyltransferase — protein sequence MAQATREYGDWPLKRLMTEVVGSGHKSADDMTREQAREAFQRILDGEPDQTTLGAFWLANRWKRNTPEELGAYVDVMAEESVVTAEPDADPVDCGANYDGKGRSAILGVAAGLVAAAAGTPAVVHSGDRVPTQKQDAYKHVLDELGVRTELDPAESADMVDDVGFGFYYQPAFNPGIDALFDRRDNMGVRCFVNTVETLANPAGASVHLGSFYHLPFAKKMVRTLTESETTSLERALFFQGMEGYDDVRPGETVVAEWPVEGSESDDEEIADFEIRTSEYGMDVTSDALAVEDVAGESAAITEAVLTGERTDGFADAVALNAALRIYAREDADSIADGLEQAREAIDDGSAADALEALRAF from the coding sequence ATGGCACAAGCGACCCGCGAGTACGGTGACTGGCCGCTGAAACGGCTGATGACCGAGGTCGTCGGTTCCGGCCACAAATCGGCCGACGATATGACCCGCGAGCAGGCCCGCGAGGCGTTCCAGCGCATCCTCGACGGCGAACCGGACCAGACGACACTCGGCGCGTTCTGGCTGGCCAACCGCTGGAAGCGCAACACGCCCGAGGAGCTGGGCGCCTACGTCGACGTGATGGCCGAGGAGTCGGTCGTCACGGCCGAGCCCGACGCCGACCCCGTCGACTGCGGGGCGAACTACGACGGCAAGGGCCGCTCGGCCATCCTTGGTGTGGCCGCCGGGCTCGTGGCCGCTGCCGCCGGGACCCCCGCCGTCGTCCACTCCGGCGACCGCGTCCCCACACAGAAGCAGGACGCCTACAAGCACGTGCTCGACGAACTCGGCGTCCGAACCGAACTCGACCCCGCCGAGAGCGCCGACATGGTCGACGACGTTGGCTTTGGCTTCTATTATCAGCCCGCGTTCAACCCCGGTATCGACGCGCTGTTCGACCGACGTGACAACATGGGCGTGCGCTGCTTCGTCAACACCGTCGAGACGCTTGCGAACCCCGCCGGCGCCAGCGTCCATCTGGGCAGCTTCTACCACCTTCCGTTCGCGAAGAAGATGGTCCGCACGCTCACCGAGTCCGAGACGACCAGCCTCGAGCGGGCGCTGTTCTTCCAGGGGATGGAAGGGTACGACGACGTCCGCCCCGGCGAGACCGTCGTCGCCGAGTGGCCCGTCGAGGGCAGCGAGTCGGACGACGAGGAGATCGCCGACTTCGAGATTCGCACGAGCGAATACGGGATGGACGTGACCAGCGACGCCCTCGCCGTCGAGGACGTCGCCGGCGAGTCGGCCGCGATTACCGAAGCGGTCCTGACCGGCGAGCGCACAGACGGCTTCGCCGACGCCGTCGCGCTCAACGCCGCCCTGCGAATCTACGCCCGCGAAGACGCCGACAGTATCGCGGACGGACTCGAACAGGCACGCGAGGCCATCGACGACGGCAGCGCGGCCGACGCACTCGAGGCGCTCCGGGCGTTCTGA